CGCAGCCGGGCGTTGGCTACGAGCTTGTGCACTTTGGGTCGGGCCCGTTGCAGCCGGGCGTCATGGTCGGCAGTGCGGGGCAGGTAGAGGCCCTGAGCGTCCCGATGACGGTCCAGTTCCCGTTTGATCGTGGAGGCGTGGCGGCCAAGTTCCACGGCGATGCGCCGCATCGAGTGCCCCAGCCGCAGCAGGTCCGCGATCCGCAACCTCTCCCGCGCATCAAGGTAGCGGCCCGCGGTTACGGCCGGCACTGTGATGGGTGGAATCTTGAAATTGCTGGCTCGACGCAGCTGCGTCCCCGTTCGTCTGTGCATACCAAGAAGTCTGCATGCTTCTGCGTTGCTCACCCCGTTGCGCATCAGCTGCCAATACTTCTCGGCCCGTGCTGCACGGTGCTGCTGCGCCTCCGGGAGCACCGCACCGAGCATCTGGTCTGCATCCCGGCCGGAGGAGAGAAAAGCGGCGTGCTGCGCCGCCGTCGCCGCATTCTGCTGTTTCGATAGTCGCGATAATCGTTCGCGTTCGAAGTTCAGACAGAGGCGATCCGTCAGGCGCAACTGGCCCTGGCACCGGCTAACGGTCACTTTGGACTGACGCAGCTGGTCGAAGCGACTTTGCATCCACCGATACGCGGTCGAACGGCTCACTCCCGCCGTCTTAGCTGCCTCCCCAAGGCTCTTCCCCCGATCAAACGCCGCCCAAAAGCTGGCCTCCTCGTCGACGCCAACTCGAAGATGATGGCGGTCTTTGACGTGGCCGACGTCCGCTTCCCACGCCAGCAGCCGGGCGGTGGTGAACCCCAGCTCCGCCGTCGTCTCGCCGGAAGTCTTGCCGTTGCGACGCAGGCGCAAGTATTCCTCGCGAAGCCAACGGTAGCCGACCTCTTTATCAATGCCAGCATGTCGGGCGGACGGTTTGAGACCATGCCCTTGCTTTACCGAGGCAAGAAACCGGATGCCTGCTGCTGACGAGGAACTGAGATACATGTCGAACCACCTTGAAAGAAGGTGTTGCTTCGATCAACAGAATCCGGGGGGGTGTCCCTATGTTTTTTGTCAAGCGTTGGGCCCCGGTTTTCTTTGCAAGTGGTGTGACCTGTTTGTGGGCAGAGATGCATGGCCAGCGGTGTGTCGCCGCCAGCTGACAGGCCAGGCCGTTCAGGCGCTTTGAGTCCCGGGTGCTTCGTATAGGGTGCCGTCGCGGAGCATTGCGAAGAGGACGTCGCAGCGGCGCCGTGCGAGGGCGATGAGGGCCTGGTTGTGGCGCTTGCCTTCGGCACGTTTGCGGTCGTAGTAGGCCCTTGAGAGTGGGTCTTTGAGCGCGGCGAAAGCGGAGAGGAAGAATGCCCGTTTGAGGCTTTTGTTGCCTTTTTTGGAAGGATGGTCGCCGCGGATCGAGGTGCCCGACCGCCACGTCACCGGGGCCAGTCCGGCGTACGAGGCAAGATGGCCGGCGGTCTTGAATTCCTTGCCCGCAACTTCGGTGATGATTCGCGCTTCCGTCCTGACCCCGACCGCCGGAATGGAGGTCAGGACGGTGTGAAGAGGGTGGGCCTCCACAAGCGCTTCGACCTGGGTGAGGATCTCGTCCCGGGACGTTCGCAACTGCTTGAGCATCGCTGCCAGCTGCGGCAGGACGATGCCTGCGGCGTTGGTGCCGGCGACCACGACGGTCTGCTCTCCCAAGGCGGTGAATACCTCGGCAGCCCAGGCCTTCCCGGCCCGCGGAGCGTGGCGGGACAGGAGCGTGGCGACCCTGTTCTGCCCGGCCTTGCGCAGAGTGGAGGGCGTGGGGTACTTGACCAGCAGCTCGGCCATGGCCGGGTGGTCCAAATGCATGCCAATGACCCGTTCCAGAGCCGGATGGACCTGCGCGAGCAACCCGCGGATCCGGTTTGAGGTGGCCGTGGCCTGCTTGGCCAGGTCATCATCAAAACCACACAACATCGACAGCTCCGCGGCCTGCTCGTCGGCGACGACGATGGAGCGAAGCGTGTGCGGCAGGGACCGGGCAGCCTCGGCAATTATCGCCGCGTCCCGGGCGTCCGTTTTGGCCTCGCCGGGGTGCAAGTCAGCGATGCGCCGCATGGCCAGACCGGGCAGGTAGCCGACCATAATGCCCTCTGCCTGTGCCACGGCGACCGGCAGGGCACCAATGGTGGAGGGCTGGTCAACGACCAACAGCACGCGTCCCTTGCCCGCTACGGCCTTGATGATGGAGCGTAATTTGGCCTCGTCCTGGGGCAGTGCCCGGTCGAGGATCTTCTTGCCCTGGCGATCGATGGCGACCGCGTGGTGATTGCTCTTGCCGACGTCAACACCGATGAAGATGTCGACGAGTTTATGGTCATTGATCAACGCAGACCTCCCAGAATTTGTGTCCGTCAAATCTGTGTTGGCATGTCCCGCGGCGGCAAGGCCCGGCATCCACGTTACGGCTGACCTACGCGGTGCTTCCTTGCGCTGGTCCGGTCCCCATTAGCGATCCCCTGGCGCCTATCGAATCCCGGTGACAACACCCCCCGGATCATTGATGACTGGGGGAATTAATCATGCCGGGACCGACAGGCCAACAACCCCAATTCTTACTCGATAAGGGCTACTAAGAAGGTAACGGGGGATTACGGCAACCATGTTCCCTATGACTGGAATGAAGATCGGTTACGCCCGGGTCTCGACGAACGACCAGGACCTTACCGCCCAACGCAATGCCCTCTTTGCTCTGGGTGTAAAGGAGGCCCAGATCTTCGTCGATCACGGACTTACGGGAGCGAATCGGGTGCGCCCTGGGCTCCGTGAAGCGATGGCGGCGTGCCGAGCCGGCGATACGCTCGTGGTGACCAAGCTCGACCGGCTGGCGCGCTCCCTTTCTGATGCCAGGGACATTGCCGACGAGCTGACGGCCAAAGGGGTAGTGCTTAGTCTCGGCGGCAACAGCCACGACCCGACTGACTCTGTAGGCCGGCTGCTGTTCAACGTCCTTGGAATGGTGGCCGAGTTTGAAGCGGATCTGATCCGGATGCGGACTCGCGAAGGGATGGCCGTCGCAAAAGCGAAGGGGCGGTTGAAAGGCAAGCAGCCCAAATTGTCCAAGACTCAGCGGAAGCACCTTCTGACACTGCACGACGCCGGCGAACATACGCAGGCCGAACAGGCCGAGCTGTTCCGGGTGTCCCGGACGACGGTGTACCGCGAGCTCCAACGGCGCACCATCTGAAGACCGACGCGGTGCCGACTTGGAACGCCAGATAGCGCTGCAAAAAGAACGCCATTTAGCGTTGCGATTCACAGACATCCAATGAGCTTCCGCAGAGAATCTGGATTATCACGAACGACCGTTCGTGAGAATGCCGCGATGATTGATCGCGCCTCCGGCGTGTCTTGTCTTGGTTGGGAATGGCGGTTTCGGTGTCGCGTACGCCGAACCGTTTGCGGGACGCGGAAGGCTCCCCGCGTCGGACTCACTTTTGGCGCTAACTCGGAAGCGATGCCGCATAGAAGAGGCGGTTTGGGGCCTCGCTGTCGGATCAGCCTTGGTAAAGGGCTGTTATTGCGGCGGCAGCGTCCCGAATGACGGCCCGCGCCTCGGGCGGGCCCGTGATGTGAAGGTGTGCACCGAATTGCAGCAGCTGACGTACGGACTCCACCTGGTCGTAGACCACGGTGATCTCGACCTGTTCCGCGTCCAGTGGCCTGGTGCCAGTGAGCCGGGAGCCTAGGATCCGTCGAGCGAGGGCAAGCCGGTTCTTCGACAGCGTTGCGGTAATTGTGATGCCGTCCCGGTTTTCTACCGCCGCGCTCAAATCACGGCTGACACTGGCCAGCGTTGCATCTGCGCGAAGGCGCCGAACCTCTGGCAGGACCTGCCAGCGCTTGAGCCTTTGCAGCGAAAACAGCCGAGGCACGCCGCCGACATCGGCCACCAGGTACCAACGGCCGCCCTTCGCCAGGAGACCGTACGGGTCAACGGTGTGCCATGAGGCCCCCTGTTCGGCACTTCTCCGATAGTGAATCCGCAAACGCCTGCCTGGCTGCAGGTCTCTGGCGAGTTCGGCGACGCCGGCGACGCTTGGCGCCGGGCTAAACCATGGAGTGTTGTCGACCGTAATCAACTCGGACAACGGCAGCTCCGACTGCCGGGTCAGAGGCCGGCGGGAAGCGAGCTTCCGTTGGGCGCTGCGCGTCAGTGAGTCGATGCCAAGTTGGCGCGCTTGCCCAGGGTCCAGACCCAGAAGTTTCAGGGCATCGACCTCTGTGGGACTGAGTTTGGACACATCCAGCTGTGACCCAGGAAGCAGGACGACGCCGCCGTATCGGCCACGCTCGGCGAACACGGGCACATCTGCGTCCGCCAGAGCCGTGACGTCGCGCAGCACCGTCCGGACCGACACTCCCAGCTCCTCTGCCAACTCAAGTGCCGTCATGTGGTGGCGCGTCTGGAGGAGCAGCATCATCGAAAGCAGGCGTTGGGATTTCATCCCATCAGTATCGTCGAATACCGGACAAGAGGTGTCATGTAATGGTGGCAGGCTTGGTGCATCCGAAAAACGTCAACCAAGGAGATCCCATGGCAACACCGAACCTGTTCCTCATCTACGTCACCGATGTTGAACGCTCCACCCGCTTCTACGCGGATCTGTTCGAAATGGAACCTGCCGCCGTCACTCCGCGTTATGTCCCGTTCGAGGTGGCCCCGGGCGTGCTCTTCGCCCTGTGGTCGGGCCGCGGCGACACTGTCACGACGGCGACGCCGCGAACCAGCGAGGTGGGGCTCATGCTGCCAGGGTCAGCGTCCGGAGTCGATGACTGCTTCACCGCGTGGACGGCCAAGGGGGCCACCGTCATCGAAGAGCCGCACGACGACGTCTTCGGGCGCACATTCGTGGTCGCCGACCCGGATGGCAACCTTATTCGTGTCTCTCCGATCGACTAAACCGGAGCACACAGGCAGGCTCCGTTGAGCAATTCTGCATCTGGAAGGCTAGAGAGCCGGGCCGGATCGGTTACTCGGCCCGGCGCCTTTTCACGGGCGGACTGCGGCCATCCCTAGATACCGGTGCGGATACGTCCTGGACAACGTCGAAGACGGGTATTGACGCGCCCGGCCTGCCTCAAGATGAAGTGCGAACACTGATGCATCGAGATGCAGCAACGGCTAAAAACCGGTCCCCGGAACTTCCCCGGTGAGGGGAAATTGCTACCCGGCATGCCCCAGGTGATGACCTTGCGTTTGCCGGCGACCGCGTGACCTTGATCAAGGGATTCCGCTCGGCAGACACGAAGGGTCGTCTTTTCTCGAGTTCAGGCCGTGGCGGCACGCTGACCAGTCACGATGTCTGGATGGAGAAATGCTTCCGCGGAAGGGAGAGTCACCTCGACGTTCGTCGGTTCCGTGCGCTGTGGTGGGAGCTAAGGGAGCTGCCGCGCGCTGGGCTGTGATGACATCGAGTGGGAGGCTGGCTGCAGCCGACGTTACCCTGGAGCCCAACAGTGACCCGCGGGCTTTCAGAACTGGAAGACACGAGGGAGTGGGCATCGCAGAAGCTCAACCAGCGTTGCCCACTGAACTGTCTGGGTACACCAGCTCGAACACGTCCACCAGCTTCGGAATGTCGGCCGAACCCGGCAATTACGAACTGCACTTTTATCTGCGAAGGACCATCCGAGGCCGAGTAATCGGTGTTCACCTGGGCAGGTGCCGACGTTCTCGGCCCACTGCAGGTCTCCTGCAACGGGGACGTTTTCAAGGCGACCGTGCAGCTGGGCACCAAGGGAGCAGATCTCAGGATGGACCCCGGCAGCGGCCCAGACGGCCGCTACGTATCCAGGCTCGTTCCATCCGCGTAGCCTCGCCAGTGAACGGGAGCCCTCAAGCCCTCCGAGGTCTGATGACCAGCCCCACGACGGCTGCCAGCGCAAGGGCGGAGAGGATGGTCGCCGACCAGAACCCGGCCCGCCCGCCGGTCAGGAAGTCGCCGGGGACAGCGAACGCCGCATAGGTCGAGGCCACGATGGCCAGTCCGACGGCGCCGCCAAGTTGCTGCATTGTCTGGAAAAGCCCGGAGGCGGACCCTGCGTGCTCGGGTTCGACGTTGCGAAGCGCGAGCGTCGTGAGCGGCATGAACGTCATGCCGGCCGAGATTCCCGTCAACAGCAGGGCAGCCATGACGACCACGAAGGGGGTGTCCGGACCCAGCTGCGTGAGCGGCAGGAAGGCGACGACGCGAAGGGCGGCGCCGATGATGACGAGGCGGACGGCCCCGAAGCGCTCGACCAGCCGCGGGACGATTCGCGACATCGCGAAGATGCTCAAGGGCATCGGCAGGAAAGCCAGGCCCGTCACCATCGGCGAGAGGTGCAGATCGTCTTCGAGGTACTGGACCATGAGGAAGAACATCGCAAGCATCCCGCCGTAGGTGGCCGCCATCGCAGCCAGCGCCGCCACCCGGCTCGGGCTGCGGAGCAGTTCCGGGCGGAGCAGGGGGTGGGCCACTCTCCGCTCGGTGATGGCGAGCACAGCGATCAGCGCCGCGCCGACCACGAGGCCGCCGATCGTGCGGGGACTGGACCAGCCGACGTCGCCCGCTTGGATGAGGGCCCACACGATGGCGACGGCGCCGCCCGTTGCGGTCACCGCTCCGAGCACGTCGAAGCGCCCGGGTCTCCGGGGAGTTTCAGTGATAAGGCGCGGCACGGCAATGAGAACGACGACGCCGATGGGCACGTTGATGAAGAGGGTCCACCGCCAGCTGGTGAGGTCGGTGAGCAGGCCGCCGAGGATGAGCCCGAGCGCTCCGCCCATCGAGGCGATGGCGGAGAACAGCGCGAGCGCCCGGTTCCGCGCGCCGTCGTCCCGCGCGCTGGTGGTGATGAGCGCGAGCACGCTCGGGGCGGCGAACGCGGCACCGAGGCCTTGGAGTGCGCGGGCGATGACGAGGAGAAGGGGTGAGGTGGCAAGGCCGCCGAGCAGTGAGAAGAGCGTGAAGGCTGCGACGCCCACCAGGAACGTGCGGCGGCGGCCGAAGACGTCTCCGATCCGTCCGCCGAGCAGCAGGAGGCCGCCGAAGGCAACGGCGTAGCCGTTCAGGACCCAGCTGAGCTCGGCCCGGGTGAAATGGAGGTCGGTGGCGATGTGGGGGAGTGCGACGTTTACGACTGTCGCGTCGAGGACAAGCATGAGTTGGGCGAGCATGACCAGCCAGAGGCCGATGCTGCCGGCGCGGCGGCCGGATGTAGCGATCCCGGCGGTCGCGCGTGTGGCGATTGTGGATGTCATGGGGTGGTGTCCTGTTCTAGCCGATGGGCTGACGTACACTAAGAGGAGAGAAGCTCCGGTTAGAACTATACGGAGACACTCTCCGTTTGGCAACCATGTTTTGAGAGGTGTTACTTTGCGCGCTGACGCTCAACGCAACCGCGACCGGATTGTGGAGGTTGCACGTGCGTCCTTCCGCGCCAAAGGCTTCGACGCCGTCTCGATGGACGAAGTCGCTAAGGGGGCCGAGGTGGGCCCCGGCACGCTGTACCGGCACTTCCCGACCAAAGAGTCGCTGTACGACGCGGTCCTTGAGGCCTGGGCGGAGAAGGTCAACGCGGCGGTAGACAGGGCGCTTTCGCTCGACGCCCCCGCGCGGGAGCGGCTGTTGACCTGGCTGACCGACTATGCGGCGATGCTGACAGAACACAAGGGTGCAGCCGCGCGGATCACTGCTGCGCTGGGTGATCCCGGGTCTCCATTCGCGGCAAAATGCACGACCTACGTCAATGCGAACCAGCGCTTGATTGACGCCATGGACTCGGCCCTTCGCCCGGGGGTCGAGGCAATGCAAATCAGTCGGCTTGTCGGCGGTGTGGCTGCAGTCGCAGACAACAGCGCGCTTCCCGCCGACTCAGTGGCATCGATGCTCGCAATCGTCGCCGACGGACTGCTCGCTCCCTGACCGTTTCAGCGAACGCATTCGAGGCCGGACTGTTCTGCTACAACGACCGCATGGCCATGGGCGCCTACCGGGCAGCGGCAGAACTGGGTCTCAGGAATCCCGAGGACCTCTCGGTGGTCGGATTCGACGACCGGGAGCTGATCTCGCCAAACCTCCACCCCGGCCTTTGCGCCTGGATTGCCCGCTGATGGCCTGCGACTCCATCGCGGCGCCCCGGCGCTGAGCCGCCCCACCCACAGGCCGGACGGGTCAGCCTTGGTGCGCTCGGGTGACGAAGTGCTCTACTCGGCGGTCAGGAGCCAGCCAGATCAGAGCCACCACAGTGTAGACCGCAACTCCCAGCAGCGGATGCACGATGCACAGCCCAATGCCGGCCAGATAAATCAGTGGGGACGCTTTGCCTTTCCAGTCCCA
This genomic window from Arthrobacter sp. 24S4-2 contains:
- a CDS encoding IS30 family transposase, whose product is MYLSSSSAAGIRFLASVKQGHGLKPSARHAGIDKEVGYRWLREEYLRLRRNGKTSGETTAELGFTTARLLAWEADVGHVKDRHHLRVGVDEEASFWAAFDRGKSLGEAAKTAGVSRSTAYRWMQSRFDQLRQSKVTVSRCQGQLRLTDRLCLNFERERLSRLSKQQNAATAAQHAAFLSSGRDADQMLGAVLPEAQQHRAARAEKYWQLMRNGVSNAEACRLLGMHRRTGTQLRRASNFKIPPITVPAVTAGRYLDARERLRIADLLRLGHSMRRIAVELGRHASTIKRELDRHRDAQGLYLPRTADHDARLQRARPKVHKLVANARLRTLVQRKLNRFWSPDEICGWMKKTYPDHQTMRLCPETIYRALLLREDHGLHQRYAMKLRTGRRIRKTRWRTRTGQGSRIRNMTMISQRPAEVETRLEAGRWEGDLMLKCYAHLRTPFATDYAEIIGGRGPLRGKVALSIKMTKVGAVSLTGVGRSPCSA
- a CDS encoding IS110 family transposase encodes the protein MINDHKLVDIFIGVDVGKSNHHAVAIDRQGKKILDRALPQDEAKLRSIIKAVAGKGRVLLVVDQPSTIGALPVAVAQAEGIMVGYLPGLAMRRIADLHPGEAKTDARDAAIIAEAARSLPHTLRSIVVADEQAAELSMLCGFDDDLAKQATATSNRIRGLLAQVHPALERVIGMHLDHPAMAELLVKYPTPSTLRKAGQNRVATLLSRHAPRAGKAWAAEVFTALGEQTVVVAGTNAAGIVLPQLAAMLKQLRTSRDEILTQVEALVEAHPLHTVLTSIPAVGVRTEARIITEVAGKEFKTAGHLASYAGLAPVTWRSGTSIRGDHPSKKGNKSLKRAFFLSAFAALKDPLSRAYYDRKRAEGKRHNQALIALARRRCDVLFAMLRDGTLYEAPGTQSA
- a CDS encoding recombinase family protein, with protein sequence MTGMKIGYARVSTNDQDLTAQRNALFALGVKEAQIFVDHGLTGANRVRPGLREAMAACRAGDTLVVTKLDRLARSLSDARDIADELTAKGVVLSLGGNSHDPTDSVGRLLFNVLGMVAEFEADLIRMRTREGMAVAKAKGRLKGKQPKLSKTQRKHLLTLHDAGEHTQAEQAELFRVSRTTVYRELQRRTI
- a CDS encoding YafY family protein, which encodes MKSQRLLSMMLLLQTRHHMTALELAEELGVSVRTVLRDVTALADADVPVFAERGRYGGVVLLPGSQLDVSKLSPTEVDALKLLGLDPGQARQLGIDSLTRSAQRKLASRRPLTRQSELPLSELITVDNTPWFSPAPSVAGVAELARDLQPGRRLRIHYRRSAEQGASWHTVDPYGLLAKGGRWYLVADVGGVPRLFSLQRLKRWQVLPEVRRLRADATLASVSRDLSAAVENRDGITITATLSKNRLALARRILGSRLTGTRPLDAEQVEITVVYDQVESVRQLLQFGAHLHITGPPEARAVIRDAAAAITALYQG
- a CDS encoding VOC family protein, with protein sequence MATPNLFLIYVTDVERSTRFYADLFEMEPAAVTPRYVPFEVAPGVLFALWSGRGDTVTTATPRTSEVGLMLPGSASGVDDCFTAWTAKGATVIEEPHDDVFGRTFVVADPDGNLIRVSPID
- a CDS encoding MFS transporter is translated as MTSTIATRATAGIATSGRRAGSIGLWLVMLAQLMLVLDATVVNVALPHIATDLHFTRAELSWVLNGYAVAFGGLLLLGGRIGDVFGRRRTFLVGVAAFTLFSLLGGLATSPLLLVIARALQGLGAAFAAPSVLALITTSARDDGARNRALALFSAIASMGGALGLILGGLLTDLTSWRWTLFINVPIGVVVLIAVPRLITETPRRPGRFDVLGAVTATGGAVAIVWALIQAGDVGWSSPRTIGGLVVGAALIAVLAITERRVAHPLLRPELLRSPSRVAALAAMAATYGGMLAMFFLMVQYLEDDLHLSPMVTGLAFLPMPLSIFAMSRIVPRLVERFGAVRLVIIGAALRVVAFLPLTQLGPDTPFVVVMAALLLTGISAGMTFMPLTTLALRNVEPEHAGSASGLFQTMQQLGGAVGLAIVASTYAAFAVPGDFLTGGRAGFWSATILSALALAAVVGLVIRPRRA
- a CDS encoding TetR/AcrR family transcriptional regulator translates to MRADAQRNRDRIVEVARASFRAKGFDAVSMDEVAKGAEVGPGTLYRHFPTKESLYDAVLEAWAEKVNAAVDRALSLDAPARERLLTWLTDYAAMLTEHKGAAARITAALGDPGSPFAAKCTTYVNANQRLIDAMDSALRPGVEAMQISRLVGGVAAVADNSALPADSVASMLAIVADGLLAP